The genomic segment CCAAGCGCCTCACTGCGCCGCTGATTCGCCTTCAAGCACGGGCAGTCTATCTGGAAGAATTTGTAAGGCAACTTGGAAAACGAAAGAAAGATCGGATTGATCGATGAACGACGAAACGACCCAGTGGAAAACGAATATGTATCTCGTCGGGGGGGCAATCGGCTTGCTGATCGGCGTTTTCACCGCCTATCTCTACACCCGCGCTGCCGATGAAGCCACTCCGGGCGGCACCCCCAAACGGGTCTCTACGGGAGATGCCTTTCGGGTGGGAATGACGGCGCTAGGATTGGTGCGGCAGGTGACCGAACTCGCCAGCAAAAAGTGACACGTCCCCGCCGCGTTTCTCGTCCTCGAAAGGGGGCGACGCCTGATCACGATTCCCAACGTGCCGCCCTTTTGACGGCGGCACGGGCGCTCTACCGTGAGATGGGCTATGCCGAGACAACCTTTCCCCATGTTGCCGCTCGCGCCGCCCTTTCCGAAGATATTCTGCTCCGCCATTTTCGCGATAGGGAGCATCTGTTGAGCGCCGTGCTAACGGCACACAGCCCCCTCGCGGATCTGCTTACTGCCCTTGATCGGGCGACTGGCGAGAGCGCCGAGGAACTTCTGCGCAGCGCCTTTCATCAGCTTATCGCCGCCATCAGCCGCCGCGAGGATTTTCTCGATCTTGCCCTGATTGATGTACAGATCACCAACGGCGCGTTTCTGACCACCCTAACGAACGGTGTCTTTGCTAAAGCGCGGGGCTTCTTAGAGCGGATGAAAACGGCGGGGGGGCTGCGTCCGGTGTCGGATATGGTTATTGGGCGGGCGATTGCCGCGCTGCTGATGGGTTATATTGTCTCCGAACGCGCTATGCCCGCCCTGGCGCGAACGGCGATGCGGATGATTCCGGCGCGGGCGTGGCTGGATGGCGTGCTTGATCTGTTTCTTTATGGGATTTTAGAAGACGACGCTCGCTAGGGTGTGTTGACAGTATAACGCCAGTGATCCCGGCGCTAAAAGGCGTGTCCGGTAACTAGGGTCTGTTGAGAGTGTCATTCCTGTAGGGGCGCCATGCTTGCGCCCATCGCCGTGCGTGAGCGCCTGCCGCTAAAGCAGCGGGCTGAAAGCAGCCACCCCTTCGGGGCTTGGAAACCCTACCCCCACCCCATAACAGAGAGAGACTCGCTCCCCCTCTCTACTGTTATTCCCTTTTGCTGCACACCTTCCACACCCCGCCTTCCTTAATCAAAGGGATGGGTGGCTGGTTGGAAAAATCTTGCTCAAAGGATTCTTTTGCCACCGTGACGATCAGCGTCCCCCCAAGAACGACATCGGCGGCGGTTTCTGTTTGGGCGGTAATGGTGAAGGTCAGCTTGCTCAGGTCAAACGCATCCGCCATGCGTCCGACTGCACCAAAGTTTTCCAGCAGCGCCCGCCCCTCGTCTAAATAGGGTGTACAGACATAATCAAGCGCCTTAGAATCCCCCTTGAAGGCATAGTCAAAGAAATACCTAGCGGCAGTGGCAGGGTTATTCGCTTTCTCGGCATCATCGCGGGCGCAGCGAAAGCCCAACGTGGGGGCAGTCTCTCGTTCGCTTACCCCGTCACGGTAGGTGGCACGGAGGTGATTGGGGGCATCGGCATACGAACCACCGCGAACGACGCGCTTCACCTCTTTTGGGGCGGCGTCGTACTGCTCCCGCCCATCATCGTATCGATAGGGGTAGGGAAAGCGCGTTGGGTTGTAGATCGTATTCACCCATTCAGCGGCGTTTCCGCTCTGATCATACGTCCCCACCCAACTGATTCCCCCGGGATGGCTGCCCATCGGGGCGCTTTGTTCCTCTCCGCCCTGACCAAAGGCGGCGTTTGCTGGCTCGAATTCATTCCCCCAGGGGTAAAGCCAACCATCGACGCCGCGTGCGGCATATTCCCATTCTGCCTCGGTGGGCAGGCGTCCCCCTCGCAGTGTACAAAAGGTGAACGCCTCAGTCCATGTCACGCCTGTGCGGGGATGATCCGCCCCTTTTGCTGGCGTCGTGTCTGTGGCGTTCCCGCCCGCCGCCTGAAACTGGGCGCTGCTCACCTCCATCTGGTCGATCCAGAAAGACTGTTCAACACAGACCCGATGGGCAGGTTTTTCGTTCGCTTCACCGCCTTCGCTGCCCATCATAAAACAGCCGGGGGGGACAAGCGCCATCGGCACACCATCTACCGTACGGACGAGAGGCGTCCATGCGGCGTTTTCAGTGATCATTGAAAGTGGGGTGGGGGTGGGGTTTCCCTGTGCCACAATTGGTATGGTAGCCCCCCCATAAGCGAGGACCATGATCCCCACAACCCCGCTGATTCCTATGGTCAGCATGAGGAATCGACTCACCCGAATCCGTTTAGGCATGATGGTTCCTTGCTCGTGAAGATTCCAAAAGCGGTGACCGTTTTAACGCTTGGGTGAGGGGGGACGGTTTTCGCGCCGCCGCCGATCATCCTCATCGGTCAGGTAGGGTTCGCCATTTTCCCCATTTCCGGCGGACGACTCAGCAAGGTTGAGATGAAAGAGATCGCTGATGAAATCTTCCATCTGGGAGACGGTATTCGCCCGCAGCACGTAAATGCCCACCCCGCGCCGTTCGGCATCGACAATCAGCTTGGGGCGGCGGCGGTAGTAGTTTTTCAGAGTGATAATCGCCCCTATGTCGGTCAGGTCTTCCACGATGATCAAGGGGACGCGCATCCGACGGGCAGCTTGCGCCAAGCGGTTGCGGGCGACGCCATAAGCATAGACGCGCACGGGTTGAAGTTCGCCCGGCTTGTGTTCACCCTCGGTGCTGTGCGTTTTTGGCTCAGGGCGCTCCCCACGTTCGTTTCGGCGGGGAATTTCCCGCACCTCGCGGGGATCACGCGGGTCGCCCTGCCCGCTTCGCCGCCCATTATCACGGGGGTTGGCGTCATAGCGAGGGGGGGCGTGCTGCTCGATAATAACCTCGCCCTCAGCATTTCGGTAGCGTATTTCCGTTGGCAGCGGACGCCCACGCAGCAAGCCATCCACCGCCGCCGCCACATCCTCATGAATGACGAGGCGATCTCGGTTTTGTAGTTCGATGAGGACATCAAAGGTGGGCGGCGCAGCGCGTTCGAGGACGGTCTTTTGTGTCCCCCGACGGCGTGCTTCCTCATCGGAAAGGGTGACGGCTTTGATCCCACCGATGAGGTCGGAGAGCGTGGGGTTGTTCATCAGGTTATCAAGGGTTTGCCCGTGCGCCGTGCCAATGAGTTGAACACCGCGCTCGGCAATCGTCCGGGCAGCATCCGCCTCCAGCGCCCGCCCGATCTCATCGATGATGATCACTTCGGGGTTGTGGTTTTCCACCGCCTCGATCATGACCTCATGCTGAAGGGAGGGCTGTGGCACTTGCATCCGTCGGGCGCGTCCTACTGCCGGGTGTGGCACATCGCCATCCCCGCCAATCTCATTGCTGGTATCCACAATGATCACCCGCCGCGCCTCGGCAAGGACACGCGCCGCTTCGCGGAGCATGGTTGTTTTGCCCACGCCGGGCGAGCCAAGCATGAGAACGCTTTGCTCACTCTCAATCATGTCCTGAATAATCTCAATCGTGCCATAGACTGCCCGCCCAATCCGGCAGGTTAGCCCAACAATATCCCCGCGCCGGTTGCGGATTGCCGAAATGCGATGAAGGGTACGCTCCATGCCAGCACGGTTATCGCCATCAAACGCGCCAATCTTGGTGACGATGTAGTGAATATCATCGGCAGCAATTTCACGGCTGTCTAAGGGGCGCTCGCCATCCACATAACGTGCCGTCGGAACACGCCCCAGATCAAGGATCACCTCAATCAGGTCGTCTTCATGCCCATGATGTTCAAGCGCATCAACAAGGTAGGTGGGGAGAACGGTCTTTAGCTTTTCCAAGTCGTCAGTAATACGATATTCCAAGAAGGGGAATCTCCTAAACGGTGTAAGGTTAGAAAATGGGCGTTTTACGGTACGCTAACGCCCCATGCAGAGCGACTCCATAGGGGGCTGGATGAGGGTGGAGGGCGCGAAATACCCTCACGCCCCGCGCTGACGCCAGTCGCGCTGAATAGGGACGAATTCGGCAATCTTCGGTAGGCGCAGCCCCGCTACCTCCAGCGGCTTCACCGGACGGGAGACACAATCTTCAATCCGGCGGGCAATATGTTTGCCCATAACTGCTTGGGCGGCATAGGGCGTAAAGCCACACTGCTCAGCGGCGGTGAACAACCATTCCTGGTAGCGCCTTAGACACAAGTACACTGGCAATTTATCGGCGCGGGGGATGAGCGCCACCGCTGCGGCAATGACATCTTCGGCAAGTTCAATCCCCACCTCTGGATGAATCAAAAGGGTTACATACGCGCCAAAATTTCCTTTTTGGCTAGTGACATACGCCATGATTCGTCCATCTCGTTCCAAGACCCACCCGTGCCGAGGATCGGGCATACCTTCTACCTGCCGGACGATATGCGGCACACTTTGGTAATACAGGCTGCTGATGCTCACCGCGTCCAATTCTGTTGCCGGACATAACAAGCGCGGCGAATCAGGGATGGGCTGTGGCAGCCGCTGCCAGATCACCTGCCGCACATAGGAGGCAAAGCCTGCCCGCCGTAGGAGCATACAGGCATCGTTATCTTCGCTGACTTCGGCGGTGAGGGTGAACGCCCCACGCCGCCCCGCGCCAACAATCATCGCCTGAATCAACCGCGCCCAGGCTTCCTCGCCATGCGGCATGTCTGTTTGATCAACGCCCGGCGCAATAAAGACGATATGGGCGTTTGGCTCACCGATGCGGTGGCGAAATTGGGCGATATAACCACTGTCGCCATCGCGTAGGACGAACGTTGGTGTTCCTAGATCGCTAAAAGAGAACACACTCCGCAGCGCCCCTTCCATCGTTTGGACGCCTCGCGTTAGGGCGGTTTGCGAGTCAAGACTCACCCCACGCAGCGTCAGGCGGTGAATGAGCGGCAAATCGATGGGCAAAAAGGCACGAACTTCTGGTAGGGACATACACGACCCTCACACGTCATCGAACCGATATGTCAGACGTTCACGATACCTAACTCATGATTCTATCACAAGTTTCGGGGTCATTGGGAGGGAGTGCGTTGAATCGCCCGCCCCTAAAGGGGATGGGTTATGGGTAACTCACCCCACCCTAAAGGGCGGGGCTGAAAACAGGGAAAGACAAAATCCATCGATTTTGGCATGGGGGGTTGGAGATTTTGTCTTTAAGCCCCAATGGGGTGATCAGCCTTAGCGCGGGCGTTTTAACCCCGCGCCCACTGAAAACAGGGAGGACGAAAGCCTATTTTCGGCATGTGGGCTTTGACATGCGCCCGCACAACCTCACCCCCTAGCCCTTTGGGGAGTCAATTCGTTTCGTTCCTTGACAAATCTTTTCAACTTCTTAACTGACTTATCGTGTAAAATTCGTGAAAAGTTTGTGAAATTTTCGTGATGCATTTCCAACTTTTTCACACAAATCAAAACAAAAAGATGGGGAGGGCGCGGGTGTCTGCAAAAAACAAGGTGAAACATGCTGTATGCCCAACCTGTCAGCATCTTGGCAATTTTACCTTTCTTGGTGAACAAAAGTGGCCACCAGAGATCGCTGCCAAATTTGGCTTACCAGAAATCATCATTCTGTGGAGCTGCCCCAACTGCAATACGACCATCAGCGACCCCGATTTACCCTCTGTGGTAGATAGCGAGGATGATCCTATTGGAGATGATCTGCCAGCTGCCGAAGACTCCCTCATCCATCCGATACGGGTGGTTGAACCCTTTCCCAAATAGGGATAAACACGCTGGTGGCGTATCCTGGTGCGCCTTTCGGCTTTCTGGGCTACGCCACCACCCACGCCCCAACCCACGCATCGCGCCCATCAATGCCCGCCGGAGGGAGATTCGCCATCCCCACCTCTTGCCAACCCGCAAGGGGCTTCCCCACCCATTTAGACAATGCCTCAAATTCGGGGAGGGTGTAGGTTGTGACGAGAACGGTCTGCCGCGCCCACCGTCTTACATTCTGAAAAAAAGCTGCCCAAACCGTTCTGTGACGATCCAGATCAGGGTGACGGCAAAGCACCATATCAAACGGATCACAAAAGGGGAGAGCGCACACATCGGCACAGAGAATCATCGTTTGCAGCAAGGGCTGGCGAGGAAGTTCGGTGGGGTCAGCATCGACGCCAATCAGGGTGGCATCTTGCCATAAAGCGTGAAGAATATCCCTCGTGTGGCACGCCCCGCAGCCCACGTCTAGAACAGTTGCCGGCGCGGGGAGTGCGCTGAGGGCTGCCTTAAACCGAGACATCTGGGCGGTATTCACCGAAAACATCGCGCAGCACGCGGCATATTTCCCCTAGTGTTGCCTCGCGCTCCACTGCCTCTACAAAGAGCGGCATAAGGGCTTCCCGTCCCCGTGCCGCCGTTTCAATCTGACTTAGAATCTCGCTCACCTTGCCGTTATCCCGCCGCGCCCGGAGGTCTGCCAAACGCGCCCGCTGGTTTGCCTCTATGCCTGGGTCTACATGAAGGGTGGCAATCGGCGCTTCTTCGTTGAGGGCAAACTTGTTCACGCCAACGATCACCTGTTCACCGTGTTCCACCGCCCGTTGATAGGCATAGGCGGCATCTTGGATTTCCCTCTGCACAAAGCCGCGCTCTATCGCCCTGAGCGCCCCGCCCATCGCATCAATCTGGGCGATGTACTCACGGGCGCGGGTTTCTAGGGCATCCGTCAGCGATTCCACATAGTAGCTGCCAGCAAGCGGGTCTACGGTGTCGGCAGCGCCGCTTTCATAGGCGATGATTTGTTGGGTACGCAGCGCCACCTGTACGGCTGATTCGGTGGGGAGCGCCAGCGCCTCGTCAAGGCTGTTCGTGTGCAGGCTTTGCGTCCCGCCGAGAACAGCCGAGAGCGCCTGAATCGTGACGCGGGCGACATTGTTCACGGGCTGTTGGGCGGTCAGTGTGCTGCCGCCCGTTTGGGTATGGAAGCGAAGCTGCCACGATTTTGGATTCTTCGCCCCAAACCGTTCGCGCATAATCCCCGCCCACAAGCGCCGTGCCGCCCGAAACTTGGCGACTTCCTCAAAAAATTGGTTGTGGGCGTTGAAGAAGAAGGATAGCTGCGGAGCGAAATCATCCACCGCCATCCCCGCCTCAAGCGCCGCTTGGACGTAGGCAATGGCGTTCGCTAGGGTGAAGGCAACTTCCTGCGCGGCGGTACTGCCCGCCTCCCGAATATGGTAGCCGCTGATGCTGATCGTATTCCAATGGGGGACATGATCTTTGCAATAGGCGAACAAGTCGGTGATCAAGCGCATCGAGGGCGCAGGCGGGAAAATATACGTCCCCCGTGCAATGTATTCCTTCAAAATATCGTTCTGCACCGTCCCCCGTAGTTTGTTGGCGGGGACGCCCTGCCGCTTCCCGACGGCGATATAGAGGGCGAGCAGAATCGTCGCTGGCGCGTTGATCGTCATGGAAGTGCTGACCTGATCGAGAGGGATTTGGTCGAAAAGCTGCGCCATATCGTGAATCGTGGCGATGCTCACCCCGACCTTGCCCACCTCCCCCAACGCCATCGGATCATCAGCATCGTAGCCAATCTGGGTGGGGAGATCAAAGGCAACCGACAGCCCGCTTTGCCCCTGCGCCAGCAAAAACCGATAGCGGGCGTTTGATTCTTCGGCGGTGGCGTACCCCGCATATTGGCGCATTGTCCAAAAGCGCGAGCGGTACATCGTCGGTTGGATTCCTCGTGTATAGGGGTACTCACCGGGGAAGCCTAATTTTTGGTTGTAGATCATGTCGTCTGCGGCGGTGGGAAGGTAGAGC from the Anaerolineales bacterium genome contains:
- a CDS encoding methylmalonyl-CoA mutase family protein produces the protein MTTKTPPTLHDARAEWEGKTLQPTLAKSPERAEAFVTSSGIPVERLYLPTAADDMIYNQKLGFPGEYPYTRGIQPTMYRSRFWTMRQYAGYATAEESNARYRFLLAQGQSGLSVAFDLPTQIGYDADDPMALGEVGKVGVSIATIHDMAQLFDQIPLDQVSTSMTINAPATILLALYIAVGKRQGVPANKLRGTVQNDILKEYIARGTYIFPPAPSMRLITDLFAYCKDHVPHWNTISISGYHIREAGSTAAQEVAFTLANAIAYVQAALEAGMAVDDFAPQLSFFFNAHNQFFEEVAKFRAARRLWAGIMRERFGAKNPKSWQLRFHTQTGGSTLTAQQPVNNVARVTIQALSAVLGGTQSLHTNSLDEALALPTESAVQVALRTQQIIAYESGAADTVDPLAGSYYVESLTDALETRAREYIAQIDAMGGALRAIERGFVQREIQDAAYAYQRAVEHGEQVIVGVNKFALNEEAPIATLHVDPGIEANQRARLADLRARRDNGKVSEILSQIETAARGREALMPLFVEAVEREATLGEICRVLRDVFGEYRPDVSV
- a CDS encoding TetR family transcriptional regulator, translating into MTRPRRVSRPRKGATPDHDSQRAALLTAARALYREMGYAETTFPHVAARAALSEDILLRHFRDREHLLSAVLTAHSPLADLLTALDRATGESAEELLRSAFHQLIAAISRREDFLDLALIDVQITNGAFLTTLTNGVFAKARGFLERMKTAGGLRPVSDMVIGRAIAALLMGYIVSERAMPALARTAMRMIPARAWLDGVLDLFLYGILEDDAR
- a CDS encoding class I SAM-dependent methyltransferase, yielding MSRFKAALSALPAPATVLDVGCGACHTRDILHALWQDATLIGVDADPTELPRQPLLQTMILCADVCALPFCDPFDMVLCRHPDLDRHRTVWAAFFQNVRRWARQTVLVTTYTLPEFEALSKWVGKPLAGWQEVGMANLPPAGIDGRDAWVGAWVVA
- a CDS encoding SUMF1/EgtB/PvdO family nonheme iron enzyme; its protein translation is MPKRIRVSRFLMLTIGISGVVGIMVLAYGGATIPIVAQGNPTPTPLSMITENAAWTPLVRTVDGVPMALVPPGCFMMGSEGGEANEKPAHRVCVEQSFWIDQMEVSSAQFQAAGGNATDTTPAKGADHPRTGVTWTEAFTFCTLRGGRLPTEAEWEYAARGVDGWLYPWGNEFEPANAAFGQGGEEQSAPMGSHPGGISWVGTYDQSGNAAEWVNTIYNPTRFPYPYRYDDGREQYDAAPKEVKRVVRGGSYADAPNHLRATYRDGVSERETAPTLGFRCARDDAEKANNPATAARYFFDYAFKGDSKALDYVCTPYLDEGRALLENFGAVGRMADAFDLSKLTFTITAQTETAADVVLGGTLIVTVAKESFEQDFSNQPPIPLIKEGGVWKVCSKRE
- a CDS encoding AAA family ATPase; this translates as MEYRITDDLEKLKTVLPTYLVDALEHHGHEDDLIEVILDLGRVPTARYVDGERPLDSREIAADDIHYIVTKIGAFDGDNRAGMERTLHRISAIRNRRGDIVGLTCRIGRAVYGTIEIIQDMIESEQSVLMLGSPGVGKTTMLREAARVLAEARRVIIVDTSNEIGGDGDVPHPAVGRARRMQVPQPSLQHEVMIEAVENHNPEVIIIDEIGRALEADAARTIAERGVQLIGTAHGQTLDNLMNNPTLSDLIGGIKAVTLSDEEARRRGTQKTVLERAAPPTFDVLIELQNRDRLVIHEDVAAAVDGLLRGRPLPTEIRYRNAEGEVIIEQHAPPRYDANPRDNGRRSGQGDPRDPREVREIPRRNERGERPEPKTHSTEGEHKPGELQPVRVYAYGVARNRLAQAARRMRVPLIIVEDLTDIGAIITLKNYYRRRPKLIVDAERRGVGIYVLRANTVSQMEDFISDLFHLNLAESSAGNGENGEPYLTDEDDRRRRENRPPSPKR